Genomic segment of Vulpes lagopus strain Blue_001 chromosome 7, ASM1834538v1, whole genome shotgun sequence:
ggaatcaagtcccacgtcaggctccccatggggagtctgcttctccctctgcctgtgtctctgccttctctctgtctctcatgaataaataaataaaatcttaaaacaacaacaacaaaaaaaacctttaaatgcATGTAAACTGATAAGATAGGTTTTATGGTGAGAAGACTAACTtttcaggctgcctgggtggctcagtctgttgggtgtcagactggatcatgatctcagggtcatgagatagagcctggcagagtccgcttgggattctctctctctctctctctctctctctctctctctctttcccccctccctctgccccttgaaATGCAGAgactctgaaataaaatcttaaaaaaaaaaaaatttaactttactATCACATAAAGAAACACCAAATTAGGCTGAATTGACTTTTGAACTCAGAATTTAATGacatacaggggtgcctgggtggcagagtgaGTCAagcctcctcttcttctcttggtttaagctcaggtcaagatcacagggtcatgagattgatcccCAAATccctctgcactcagtacagagtaTGCTTAAAACTCAGAATTTAATGacatacaggggtgcctgggtggcagagtgaGTCAAGCCTCCTCTTctcttggtttaagctcaggtcaagatcacagggtcatgagattgatcccCAAATccctctgcactcagtacagagtaTGCTTaaaacatgcttctccctctccctctgccccacccccggctccctctctctctcaaaaataaattaattaaacaaaaatttaagggCATACAAAACAATTCCCATCAAGTCTGTATTGAGAGATTAACCCTAGAGAGCTCTAAAAGGGTGATGAATATGATCCCCCAGATATGTCAGTTTGCTTTATCCCCTTTCTTGACCATAATTGTCCGCAACACATTCCTAGCAGTAAATCCACAGGAAcctggttctatttttttttaatattttatttatttattcatgagaggcacacacagagaaagagagagagagaaagagagaggcagaaacacaggcagagggagaagcaggctccatgcagggagcccgacatgggactcaatcccgggtctccaggatcacacccctggttgaaggtggtgctaaaccgctgagccactggggctgccccaggaacCTGGTTCTAAAAGTGCCATTTATAAGAACAAAGTAAAATCAGTGGTATTtactcagtttctttttaaaattgaccAAATCAAATGAACCACCAGATGACTTCCATTAGGTCAAAATGTTCCTcagattttcttgctttttaaggaaaaataaagcctaCTCATCAACTAACcatggttaatatttttaaaaaaagggatccctgggtggcacagcggtttagcgcctgcctttggcccagcgcgcgatcctggagacccgggatcgaatcccacgtcgggctaccggtgcatggagcctgcttctccctctgcctatgtctctgcctctctctctctctgtgactatcataaaaaaataaaatcaaataaaaataaaaaatttaaaaagaagaggggtacctggctggctcagttggcagaacatgcaactcttggcatgagccccatgttgggagaagagattacttaagaaaataataattttaaaaagaagaaagaaaaaaaggaagaggaggagaaggaaaagaggagtagaaagaggaggaaagggcagccccggtggcacagcggtttggtgccgcctgtagcctggggtgtgatcctggagacccgggattgagtcgcacattgggctccctgcatggtgcctgcttctccctctccctctgcctgtgtctctgcccctctctctctgagtctataaataaataaataaaaatctttaaaaaaaaaaaaaaagaggaggaaagagaaaatcaatgCCTCAAATATGAAGGGTCAAAAGCAAAAATTTCAAgagacagggggatccctgggtggctcagtggtttagcacctgccttcagccctggagtcccaggatggagtcccacatcaggctccctgcatggagcctgcttctccctctgcctgtgtctctgcctctctctctctctctcatgaattaaaaaaaaaaaaaaaaaaaaaaaattttttcaagagACAAAGGatgaatcaaaattcaaaaacaaaatcgGTAAAAAGAACAAGACACTGAAATCAGGAAGACCCCTctctctgggacgcctgggtggctcagccattggcgcctgcttttggcccagggcatgatcctggagttccaagatcaagtccggcatcaggctccctgcatggcacctgcttctccctctgtctctgcctctgcctctctctctctcatacgaatgaataaataaaatcttaaaaaaggggggggggatccctggatggctcagcggtttcacacctgcctttggcccagggcgcgatcctggagtcccgggatcgagtcccacagcgggttccctgcatggagcctgcttctatctctgcctgtgtctctgcgcctctctctctctctctctatgtctatcaaaaataaataaaaataaatctttaaaaaaaaaaaaaaagaactaattctGACTAAAGCTAAGTCACCTATCTTGATGTGGGTGAGAGGTTCAAACCACACAAGCCCCCCTTCCCACAAGGGAATACTCACTtccacacacccacatacacacacacacaccctataaccaaaatgaaaaacacaaggcAGTATCATTCCCAGCTCTCAATCCATTTCAAGCAATCTTGGGAAACCTGTCCTACTCTTAAAGCCAGAGTATGTGATTAATTAAAAGTTTTCATATCGCTCTTCCCTTCTGCGGCCATCGCTGCGGCGCTTGCAGCCAACATGAAGTTCAATCCGTTTGTGACTTCTGACCGGAGCAAGAATCGTAAGCGGCATTTCAATGCGCCTTCCCACATTCGCAGGAAGATCATGTCTTCCCCGCTTTCCAAAGAGTTGAGGCAGAAGTACAACGTGCGGTCCATGCCCATCCCGAAGGATGACGAAGTGCAAGTTGTGCGGGGACACTACAAAGGTCAGCAAATCGGCAAAGTAGTCCAGGTTTACAGGAAGAAGTATGTCATCTACATTGAACGAGTACAGCGAGAGAAGGCAAATGGCACAACTGTCCACGTGGGCATTCACCCTAGCAAGGTGGTTATCACTAGACTAAAACTGGACAAAGACCGCAAAAAGATCCTTGAGCGTAAAGCCAAATCTCGCCaagtaggaaaggaaaagggcAAATATAAGGAAGAAACCATTGAGAAGATGCAGGAGTAAAGTAACCTTATAtgtaactttaaataaaaacttaaaatgaaaaaaaaaaaaaaaagttttcatatcctcaagaaaaataaaaaataaaaataaagctaagcCACCTAGACGTAAAATCCAAGTGCTTCCTTCAGTGCCAGCAAACAATGGAAAATGActttgggacgtctgggtggctcagcggctgagcatctgccttctgctcagggcatgatcctgaggtcctggaatagagtcctgagagaagcctgcttctccctccacctatgtttctgcctctgtctctcataaataaataaataaaatcttttttttttttaaacattttatttatttatgatagtcacagagagagaaagagagagaggcagagacacaggcagagggagaagcaggctccatgcaccgggagcccgacgtgggattcgatcccggctctccaggatcgcgccctgggccaaaggcaggcgccaaaccgctgcaccacccagggatcccaataaataaaatctttttaaaaaagaaaaggaaaagaaaaagaaaatgactttttaatatgTAAACTTTCAAATTTGAGAATTTTAACACAGGTAAAAATGTGCTAAGATGACAAATATATGAAAGAtgattagggcagcctgggtggttcagtggtttggcgcctgcctttggcccagggtgtgatcccggagacctgggatcgagtcctgcgtcaggctccctgcatgctggagcctgcttctccctctgcctgtgtctctgcctctctctctcactgtgtgcctatcataaataaataataaaaaaataataataataataataataatatttagaatCCTCCCAGCACTGTCAAACATTAATGTATGCGTTTCTTCAATGGGAAATGGGAGACTCACTAGGATTCAGTAACTTGATGAAAACATTCCCTAAAAACATGCAGAGCCCTTAGTCCCCATTCTATAATCAATtgcctttttattactgatttggCTGCCCAGAAACAAAGGTTTACTAGCCAGTGGATAATTAATTCCAATTGTGTACAGGGCACTTTATACTTTCAGTGTCAGTAAACTAGTATCTGGTTTATCAGTCTCTGGTGAGATTACTTTGCATGAATAAATTCTCAAGTGCTTAAATCACCCCTGTGTGAACCAAAAATTTCAGTTTCTGAACTACTGTTGGGGCAGATGCCAGTTCTGCCACACAACTATCTGTGTGACCCCTTATTCCTATCagtctcaatttccccatctgtaaacaAATACCTACGACTGGTGCCTGGAAGATGGCAAGTGTTCAAAAGGTGATTAGCTCTATTATTTTTAAGCCAAATTGGAGAGGAAGACCACCACTGATGTAGAAGCATTTCATCTGAAAAGGAGAAGTCTGGACCATCAAACCACTTCATTGGAAAGACCCCCTGAAGAGAGATGTCCCATTCCAGAAAGGTGAGAAGAGCAAAGTTAGAAAGTTTCAAGTAAAGAACCTGCTGCACTGTAAGGTTCTCGCTTAGCAACTCCAATGTTGTCTACCAAACACCCAGCCGGTAATAGTTAGAGCATGACAACTGTTCACTCTAAATCCATGTGCTCAGCTTGGATTCAGGACTGATTTATAAAAATAGCTGTTGCTGCTGCTCTTTGAATCTCTGAGCTGATGACTGGGCAGTGTTACCCTATAGGCCTAGAGCAGCTGTATTCCCTCACCACACCCATTTCTCTGCCTACCCAGCCGAGCTGacggcacccccccccccccacgctgcAGTAAACtattctccctcttcctgggctGAGTGAGCAAATTACAAGCACAAATATCCCCTGATGCAATGCCACAACCATCCCTGGGAAAGAGCAGAGGCAGTTGCCAAAAGCACAGCAGCAGGGAAACTGggcgggagagagggagggggagagagagagagagagagagagagagacagacagcaaGAAACACTGCAATGCTATGCAGCCAGGGAGAGAGAACCGAGAGGCCCTGGGGAGCAATAGTGTAACTGAaccagaggagggaaaggagaaagggggTTTCCAGGAGAAAGCTGGGTAACACTAACCTTCCCGAGCAGCACGTTTCACACCCGGGTCTGGGTCCTAAAACACAAACCTAAGCATAATGACTGCCTCTTCCCAAAAGCAgcaaatgtatttaatttacACGTTCCTGggtggaagcaaaaaaaaaaaaaaaaaaaaaaccaacgtTCCCCCACGAgacaatttcaccaaaaaaaaaaaaaaaaaagaaagagagagagagagagagagctcgggCAACACCCTAGCGGAGAAACCTGGTCCAAGTGCTAAATCACAATCTCAGCTGTGGGTAACGTTCCCAATTGCCCCCTCCAGGTCCCTGTCCCAATCCTCCCGTCCCCACCCTTGCCGCGACGGCTTCGCCCGCCCTGCCGCAGCCAGACACAACGCCAGTCCCCCAACAGTGCCAGAGGGAACGCTCGCAGGGAGCCCAGGCGGCGGCCCGGTTCTTCGGACCGCCCCTCAGCCCCGCCCGTAACCCCGGACGGGGCGCGCCACTTCACATCAGCCCCACCTCAACTGACCCCCCCTAAATCTCAGGGAATGACCTTTGAGATCTCCTGCGTCCCCGAGCCCCACCCAGGGCCGCAGACCGCAGACGACCCTCGCTCTGCGGGCGCAGCCCCATCCAGAGCCTGAGGCATGCCGCTCGGCCCCACGCTCCAGACGCCCGAAGCCGCGGTCCTCTCAGCCCGCTTGGCCCCAAGGGCACCCCGGAGAGCGCCCCGAAGCCTGGAAGACCCCGCCCGCAggccccccgcccggccgcccccgcgtcCCCCAGGCCCTCGGCCACCGCCCTTCCCCGCCTCAGGCGGGCCCCGCGGGGtcccgggcggccgcggggcgcggCTCGGGCAGCCCCCGGGACAGTGGGGAGGCCGCCCCTTCGATCGGGCCCCGCCTGTCGCCGCACCTACCCGCGGCCGCTgcgccggagccggagccggagccggagggAGCCGGGAGAGGGCCGGGAGGAGCCGGGAGGAGCCGGGAGAAGTCGGGAGGAGCCGGAGCCACCGAGCGAGCCCGTGGGGCGGGGCGCAGGGAGGCAGCCGCTTCCTCGTCGCCCTCTTGAGGGCCGGCGCGAGGGAGGGGCGCCACCGCCGCCTATCCCGCGGGCGCCGCTGCTCGGACCAATGAGCCCGGCGAGGGGGCGGGCGAAGGGCTGCGGCGGGCCAATGGGCGGCGGCCCCGCCGCCTCGACCTCGGCGTGGTAGCGGCGCGAGCGGAGGGCCGTTGGGGGCGAGGTACGCATGGGGGCTTCAGACTACCGCCTCCCGCCCGCTGGcgcccgggcggcgggcgggcagACCGACCATGGCCGCGACTCTGCGGTGGACGTCGCTTCCTTTCAGAACTTGGGTTCTCCCTGAAGCAGGGAGGATGCGAGCGGCCGGGCACACGCGGGCGGCCCGGGCCTCCCCGCCCGCGGGGCCCGCGAGCTCTGTGACGTAACctgggcggggcgcggggcggggcctggggcgcggGCCCCTGGTCGCGGGAAGGAGCCGTGGGGGGGCGACTGGGCGGCGGCGGTGGCGCCCCTCGGGGCTGCGCTGCCACCGGCCGCAAATGACGTGGCTGGCCCAAGTTGAAATGTGCCGTGGGTGTACAATGCGCATCGGATTTCTGAGACTTAGtaccaaaaatatgtaaaattaaatattcatagtTTTATATTGGTTATAAACTGGGTAATTGATAACAAAATTGATTACCGTTTTGGATATATTTGGCTACATAAGACCCATTTAAGATAATTTCAGGACCCCTGGGTGCCttactggttgagcatctatttgcctttgggtcaggtcgtgatccccgggtcctgggatccagtccggtgtcaggctccccatagcgtgcttctccctctgcctgtgtctctgcctctctctctgtgtgtctcttatgaataaataaataaaatcttttaaaaatcataataacttcatgttgttttgttgttattgtttgccttttaaaatgtggccactagaaaacttaaaattactaTTTGGGTCACGTTATACTTCTGGATAGCAGAGGTCCAGAAGGAAAAGTGATGGCTAATGCctactgagtacttactatattCTAGGAACTCTTAGAAGTATGTGACACCTAATAACTCATTTAGCTCTCAACAATGCTTTACAGTTGGTGTTAATGttctcatcctcattttacagatgagaaacaaacacagaatttGGTGATTGACCTAATGACAGCAAGCCAGTAATGAAGACAGTGGCAATTTAACTCAGGCAACCAGGCACTGGGGCCAGGTAGTCAACCTCTAGAGCAAGTTGGGTATCAGAAAGAACACTGGATTTAGTTGAAAGCCCTGGACCGTGAGTCCCTTTGTACAAATCTGGAAACTGCTACTTACAAGTTATGTGAGCTTGTGGGAGATACCTAAtatatgtgcctcagtttcctcaactgtaaaatggaaatagtggGACCTACTTTATTAGGGTTGCTAGGTGGATCGCATGTGTTGATATATATCAAGGGCTTAAATCGGTGCCTAGCACTTAGCAAGTATTTACAGAGCACTACTCATAATGACTATGAAGGAGTGTTTATAGCCTATacaaatataaaggaatgaagagtAGAAGGGTAAGTGGAAAAGTCATAGTATTATGAATTTGGAGCCCTGGAAAGAAATTTAGTCTCGTCACAGGGAACTGAAATGACCAATCTAGGTCATAGACCAATTCATGAGGCAGGTGTTGTGGGACCAAACTCAAAGCTTCTCTGCTCTCTCACACCCAGACTCCAAAGCAGGAGAACTACCACCACAAGCCtgaattcattcatccaacagaCACTGTATGAGTACTAGCACATCAGGAAGGGCTACATGGTGAGGGTCAGTtatattctccctctgcctgtgtctctgcctctctctctgtgtgtctcttatgaataaataaataaaatcttttaaaaatcataataacttCATGTTGTCTACTTGCACTCACcacttctttatctgtaaaatgctaTAGCATAGGAGTGCCTGACTgactcagtcagaggagcatgggactcttgatctcagggttatatgttcaagccccatgtggggtgtagagattacttttaaaaataaaatagggatgcctgggtggctcagcggttaagtgtctgcctttggctcagggcctgatcctggagacccgggatcgagtcccatgtccggctccctgcatggagcctgcttctccctctacctgtatctctgcctctctctttctgtgtctctcatgaataaataaataaaaattttttaaaaaataaaatcttaaataaataaaatgatgtagcATAGTGATACAGCATGGACTAAACATTATGAACTAAAAACTCAAAAGCTACCTCCTACTTACTTACCCATCCTGATTCCTTTGCAATTAGGATAGCTATGTGCCTCATTGGTTGGAGCTTTTAGGTAAGTCTATAAAAAGACAAACTCaggggtttctgggtggctcagttggttgagtggccaaATCTTTatccagctcaggtcttgatctcagggttgggagcttaaccctacattgggctccatgctgggagtggagcctacttaaaaaaaaaaaaaaaaagacaaactcagCTACCTGGAATACAGGCACACTGCCTAGAGGTGATACAGCTATTTTATCACAGTAAGGACAAAAGCCATGGCTGAGAGTGAGGAGTAGGAAGACAGGAGGAGACTGGGTCCTTAGGATCCTTCAGCAGCTACACTGTCCCCCTCTGGACATCCTATAAAAGTGAGTAAAGTAACCCCTATCTCTTAAGCCATCATTAGTCAATAAATCTCCATTGGTGTAAGCCATCATTAGTCTCTCTTATTTGCTGCCATATGCAATCTGACCTGGCACATGGAGTAAAAGCCCTGGACTATAAATCAAGAAACCCCATtacagtcccagctctgccagaaACAAGccgtgtggccttgggcaagccaTTTCCCATCTCTGAGCCTTAGGTTCCTCATCTGCATCAAGGGAAGTAGAATATGATGATCTTTTCACCCTCACTTTCACAGTGCTTTCATTCACTGTGCATGCTACTTAACATGCAATGTGGGACTTCCTTTCCCTGGAAATAAGACTACTTCTTTCAAGGTTCACTAAGTGTTTCCTTGTTTCTATAACTGCAGGACTAGTTACAAAGACCTGTCCCCTTCAAGTGGATGTGACGAAATACACACTTTGGGGGCATTCCCTGTACACAAATCCCCCTCACTGGATCCTTATTCCCTCTTCCTTTGGTTAgtttcattcatccattcctAGAGGGAGCTCACAGGGGCTTCTGCTCACAAAGTAACGGAGCACTGTGCCCACCTCTGCCCTAAACTTACTACATAATATCTCCTCTTGGGGTCTCAAACTCATGGTTTGTTAAATAAGAAAGTTGCAGACCCTCAATGGGCACTTCAAGCCCCGAATTCGGAGACTAAATTACACCTTCTCAATTTCATCTCACTTTGGGATAGTGCTTCCCCATTTGCTAAGTGTTTTTGCTATCTGGTGTTGTAGGTTAGTCTTTCTAGAACCCTAAGATAGGGAGGGCTTTTATTATCATCCATATTTTGAAGTTAAGGAAATAGATAAAGGGATGTGGAGTGAtatgcccaagatcacacaattaGTAAGCGGTAGATCTGGAACTAAAAACCACAATATTTGATTCCTTCCTCGGTACTCTTTCCATtacactatgattttttttttttttctcttttacttttctctccaGGATCCACTTCCTGGGTACAAATCACAACTGCTAgcggcagtccgggtggctcagcggtttagtgccgccttcagtccagggcctgatcctggagacctgggatcgagtcccacatcgggctccttgcatggagcctgcttctccctctgcctgtgtctctgcctctctgtgtgtgtgtgtgtctctcatgaataaataataaaatattttttaaaaaatcacaactgCTCTTAGCTGTGACCCCAAGATTGCTCATGGTAATGCCCTCAGCTGTAGGCACTTGGCAGTCTCCCCAGATACTTGAGTTTCCCTCAATCCTTCTTCCATCTACTGTCCTGATTCCAATAAAATCCCTGGTTTCTTCCCAATTCTGACTTCAAGTATCCCATCCCATCTAAGGCTCCACTGGATACATCAATGTCTTAAACCATGGGCTGGCCCTATGCAAGCCAATGTACTTGAGGCAACTCTCATTTTGGTTCTGTTATTCTTCTTCACCTCACTCTTCACTCCATCCAACCTCTAATTCATCATCTGAAATCCCTAAAGAGATGGGACATGGTCAAAGAAGATGGGAACCAAGAGGTCTTTTGAGATTTTCCAGTCCAAAGGCCAAGCAGAAACTGTAAATGATGAAGCTGATCGGTTATAATATAAAAGGGGAGATAgtcgcctgggtgactcagtcaattgaATATCAGACtttcagttttggctcaggtcatgatctcatggatcatgggaataagccccacactgagctctgaGCTCAATGCGGAatctgcttggagattctctctccctctctctctgcctctaccccctctcacacacatactctctctctcaaataaataaataaatcctttaaaaaaaaaaaaaaaaaggtgggttgGGGActgtggggagcagcagagcacATACTCCAACTCCAGTCAATTACTACCAGTGCTGGAAATGTGTATCccttatggtcagaaaagatggaGCCAAATTTTTATGTGCAGTATTCTGGTTGCTGACTGTCAGTaactaattaaacattttttgaaataccccgtagaggcatctgggtggcttagtgattaaacgtctgaatttggctcaggtcgtgatctcagggtctctggatcgagccctgcgtcaggctcctggctcagccaggagtctgcttctccctctccctctactcctccccgtACTTGTTCCCCCCCCCTCcttctgttaaataaaataaaacaaacaaacaaacaaacaaacaagcaaacatgtAGGACAAATATATTTGTGGACTGGTAGCTCTTGGGTTACCAATTTGCAGCCTCTGCTCTGGTCCAAAGCCATCACCCCATGGATAAGGAGGCTGACATCAtgcagcaggagagagggaggcagaaccTAGATCTCAGACCTACTCAGAGTTCACCATCCTCACTCACAAGCCAAAAAGCAACTCTGGCTGATTTAACAAGCCTCTAGTAAGAGCCTGTTCTGGGAAAGATGTTCTGACTGAAAACAATGATGAAAGGATTCTTTTAGAAGATGCCTGCTTTAGATCCTTGGCAGTTTTTCACTTAGCTTGGGATCAGACATTTGGCAGGTTGGGACAAACTATCATACTTAGGAAAGAGATGCTCACATCCATGGAGTTCTTGTGGGCACAGTCCACACTGACTGAGTTAGGATTCCAGGGATTTTGCAGGGGAGCATTTTGTAAACtttttgtttggaaataatttcaaacttattGAAAGGTTGCAAAGATAAAGCACCCCTACATGGTGACTTTTAAc
This window contains:
- the LOC121495406 gene encoding 60S ribosomal protein L26-like — encoded protein: MKFNPFVTSDRSKNRKRHFNAPSHIRRKIMSSPLSKELRQKYNVRSMPIPKDDEVQVVRGHYKGQQIGKVVQVYRKKYVIYIERVQREKANGTTVHVGIHPSKVVITRLKLDKDRKKILERKAKSRQVGKEKGKYKEETIEKMQE